The sequence TAAGCTCGTTCTGATGCGTCGCAGAATCCATGTAAGTATGTACTCCTAGGCATGGTACGCACAATCAGACACCGTGGAATTCTTATGCTAGAGAATAATGTCAGGCCATGTAAAATAGAATCCCACTTACCCTGGATTTCAAGTGGTAAAGGTTCATCCCAGTTCACCTTATCAGTGCACAGTTTTTGGAACAGCACCTTCAAGGTGATGACAAATGGACTTAAGAACCCTAATGGGTCAAACTAAATTTCAGAAGGGACCTCTTAGTTCGTGGCAGTCTACTTGCTGAATGTGAGTTCATCTCTACAGTTATCCCAGTCAACTCCTAAAAGTTTTAGCGAACTCTCATTTTCCGTCTGGCTATTCACTGGAGTCTCAACTGAGCAATCAAGGCTATGAGATTGATGAGATTTTGCCTCTTCTATCATCTACAAAACTCTTCGGGAATTAGAGTTCCATTTCCTCAAGTTAAATCCTCCTCGTGCCATGATGGCCTTAGCATTTTGATACAGTTCAAACACCTCTACAACGCCAGATCCACCTGCCACCAAGTCATCAACGTACAGAGATTGTCTCATAGTATCCACTGTCTTTGGATAAGTAGCTTGAAACTCCTGTATATGATGAGCCAGGACAGCCCCCAATATAGCTGGTGATGGCTTAAGACCAAAGACTAAGCGTGTAAAACGTAATTGTATTATATCACTGTGTTCGTTGAAGGGTTCCTTGAGCCAAAGAAAGCGAAGCATGTCTCGATCAAGGTCCTTAATACTTATCATAAGGAAAGCCTTTTCAATATCACCGACCAAGGCAATGGGGTGACATCGAAATCGGATGAGGACATTGAACAACTTGGGAATTAAATTAGGCCCAACCTGCAAGCAGTCATTCAGTGACAAGACACCATCCTTGGATGTGGCTGAGCCATCATACACGATACGGATCTTGGTTGTGCTCTTGTCCTGTCTGATCACTGGGTGATGTGGCATGTAATGAGCACACCCCACCGTGGCCTTATCAGCCTCGTTTTCCTTGGAAACCGGTTCTAATATACCATTTCTCAGTTGATCCTTTATTATGCGATGATACTCCAACATTACTGTAGGCCGAGACTTGAGTCTTCTTTGCAGATACTTGAGCCTATTTTTGCATAGGTCAAAATGATCAGGGACTTCCAATCGATCTCGATTCCACGGAAGGCTCACTTCGTACCGGTTATTAGTAAACTTGACATCCTGGAGAAACAAGCCTCCAGCACATTCACTATCACTTGGTTCCTTGATGCCTATGGTTTCCGTTTCCCAGAATGATTCGAGTGCAGTCCTGAGGTGATTCACTGGTTCTGGGGGGCTGAAGACAGTAACCCCTTGGCACAAAGCCAGATTTGAAGAAACATGATGCAAGGATGTGTCAGACGATACAGTCCCGGAGAGTAGCCAACCTAACTTACTACAGATGGCTGTGGGTCCACCCTGAGTGCGTATTACCTCTCCTCCTACGATATTCCAGTACCAATCCGAACCAATCAGTATATCAATTGCCTCTGGTCCACTGGAAGGGGGATCGGCTAAATCCAAATCTAATTCACAAAGGCCAGGAAAGTCATCCAATTTTACCAAACTGGGGAGTGTCGAGCAAATGGTAGGAAAACTAAGAGCTTGTATGGTTACTCCTTCTGTTCCATTGAGTTTGCGCAAATGAacagcaacaacattacaagttttGCGTCTAAAGTTATGGTCCCCAAATGTATTCAGATGCAATCGTTCCTTGCCTAGGGATTTCAGCCTCAATCGGTTAGCCAAATTGTCTGTGATATAGGACCGTTGACTGCCAGTATCGAACAGAATACGAGCTGCTACGGCTCTTCCAGTTCCCTCGTCGGAGGCAAGTGCTCGTGCAGTTTGTAACAAAACCAACTGATCACACTCAGAGTTGTTGCAGCTATTAGAGGTAGTCTCAGTAGCTG comes from Dysidea avara chromosome 4, odDysAvar1.4, whole genome shotgun sequence and encodes:
- the LOC136252695 gene encoding uncharacterized protein, which codes for MSQKKDLERLRAIRGGHRGMITKLTKELDSLLALPEPGESVGRLNVIQQQLQSKLSVLQASDNDILALCDLSEIDHEIEESEQINAKVLDYDRRIKLFLNPTVAVAATSASMTGSLVLPPTLPAAKAQLPKLELHKFKGNIMQWPAFWDSFKSSVHDNDALSSVDKFNYLQSLLEGPASKAIQGLPLTEGNYNDAVELLKARFGNTRVIIAAHMDELVKLPDCSQDRHTSLRSIYDKITIHTRGLSSLGINLSEYGSLLIPILMPKLPEDMRLRIARAHPGEVWKMEDILTTIRIEVEAREASSLSKVTAPRNTGSKPVNSAASSLVANGQLPKCVYCQGEHYSAFCTVVKTAKDRRSMLIQGGRCFICLRTHHRAKDCDVCKKCRHCNGRHHQSLCEKARPVDEQPPVDKPATETTSNSCNNSECDQLVLLQTARALASDEGTGRAVAARILFDTGSQRSYITDNLANRLRLKSLGKERLHLNTFGDHNFRRKTCNVVAVHLRKLNGTEGVTIQALSFPTICSTLPSLVKLDDFPGLCELDLDLADPPSSGPEAIDILIGSDWYWNIVGGEVIRTQGGPTAICSKLGWLLSGTVSSDTSLHHVSSNLALCQGVTVFSPPEPVNHLRTALESFWETETIGIKEPSDSECAGGLFLQDVKFTNNRYEVSLPWNRDRLEVPDHFDLCKNRLKYLQRRLKSRPTVMLEYHRIIKDQLRNGILEPVSKENEADKATVGCAHYMPHHPVIRQDKSTTKIRIVYDGSATSKDGVLSLNDCLQVGPNLIPKLFNVLIRFRCHPIALVGDIEKAFLMISIKDLDRDMLRFLWLKEPFNEHSDIIQLRFTRLVFGLKPSPAILGAVLAHHIQEFQATYPKTVDTMRQSLYVDDLVAGGSGVVEVFELYQNAKAIMARGGFNLRKWNSNSRRVL